The Panthera uncia isolate 11264 chromosome B3 unlocalized genomic scaffold, Puncia_PCG_1.0 HiC_scaffold_1, whole genome shotgun sequence genome segment TTCCTGGAAATTTCCTCATCATCCTCACCATCAGATCAGACCCTGGTCTCACAGCCCCCCTCTACTTCTTTCTGGGCAACTTGGCTTTCCTGGATGCATCCTACTCCTTCATTGTGGCTCCCAGGATGCTGGTGGACTTCCTCTCTGAGAAGAAGGTAATCTCCTACAGGGGCTGCATCATTCAGCTCTTTTTCTTGCACTTCcttggaggaggggaagggttACTCCTTGTTGTGATGGCCTTTGACCGCTATATCGCCATCTGTCGGCCTTTACACTATTCCACAGTCATGAACCCTAGAGCCTGCTGTGCCTTGCTGTTGGCCCTGTGGCTTGGAGGCTTTGTCCACTCCATTATCCAGGTGGCCCTCATCCTCCACTTGCCCTTCTGTGGCCCAAACCAACTGGATAACTTCTTCTGTGATGTGCCACAGGTCATCAAGCTGGCCTGCACAGACACCCTCGTGGTGGAGCTTCTAATGGTCTTCAACAGTGGCCTGCTCACCCTCCTGTGCTTCCTGGGGCTTTTGTCTTCCTATGCAGTCATCCTTTGCCATGTACATGGGTCTGCTTCTGAAGGGAAGAGCAAAGCACTGTCCACATGCACCACTCACATCATTATTATACTTCTCATGTTTGGACCTGCCATCTTCATCTATACTCGCCCCTTCAGGGCCTTACCAGCAGACAAGGTAGTTTCCTTCTTCCACACAGTGATCTTTCCATTGATGAATCCTGTGATTTATACCCTTCGCAATCAGGAAGTGAAATCCTCCATGAGGAGGTTACTGAGTCGGCATGTTGTCTGCTGAatagattttataaaaagaagTCAAGAAGAGGGAATTCTTGCTATAAATCATACATTCATTAACAAATACTATTTCACTGAGTACCTCCCATTTGTCAGGTACTATTGTGGGCAATGAGGGAGAGTTATACATAATTAGGGAATAAGCTTGGTATGcctaaagaatataaaacaaacaccTGAATGGTTGGAACATGATGAATACTTATGAGAGATTTAAGGGTTAAATTTTATGTGACTGTAAGGGTCAAATCACTAAGGTCTGTTAGGCTGAgataaggaattttattttattctaaatactgtgaaaaatacatgttaacattttaagCAAGAGAGTCACTCATCCACAGTTGTTTCTTCTGTGGTTTAGAGCAACATCAGGATTCTGGGCAGAGATCAATAAGTTGCAAAACTCCATTAAGAGCTAAATGCTATTCTGCAGACTTGTTTtgaaaaaatctctctctccccctgccctctttCTCTGTATATGATTCTctctaacatatatatttatttaccttacCCCCCCATTTGCTTAATGGGTATGAAAGGAAGGTAATTGGTTTCATAGAAAAATGTCATGAAATTATTTCATCTGACTTTTTCAGAGCTTCGTGATTATTACTAATGGGTTTTTACAAATCCTCCCTTTATGTTAAACCTTGCCCTCAATTGATTTTACTCATTATGATAATGATAATTATTTGCTACTATAGATCTGTTGGAgattacataaattattattttaaatgcaatggGTTTAATGTGGGAAATTAGGTACTTGCAAAATCTTTGAAGGGATagaatactattttctttttctttattttattttatttatttatttatttatttatttatttttccaatatatgaaatttattgtcaaattggtttccatacaacacccagtgctcatcccaaaaggtgccgtcctcaatacccatcccccaccctcccctccctcccaccccccatcaaccctcagtttgttctcagtttttaacagtctcttatgacctcagccgtagcaatctcttactcgacacatccccaaagtcaagggaattaaaagcaaaaatgaattattgggaccttatgaagataaaaagcttctgcacagcaaaggaaacaaccaacaaa includes the following:
- the LOC125909778 gene encoding olfactory receptor 4N4C, which gives rise to MELENGTMVKEFILLGLTQSRNIQLLVFVLILIFYLIILPGNFLIILTIRSDPGLTAPLYFFLGNLAFLDASYSFIVAPRMLVDFLSEKKVISYRGCIIQLFFLHFLGGGEGLLLVVMAFDRYIAICRPLHYSTVMNPRACCALLLALWLGGFVHSIIQVALILHLPFCGPNQLDNFFCDVPQVIKLACTDTLVVELLMVFNSGLLTLLCFLGLLSSYAVILCHVHGSASEGKSKALSTCTTHIIIILLMFGPAIFIYTRPFRALPADKVVSFFHTVIFPLMNPVIYTLRNQEVKSSMRRLLSRHVVC